Below is a window of Sporosarcina ureae DNA.
CAGTTGTGATCAACACAGCAGCAGGTGTACTGAACATTGATAAGATTTATTTGGATGTTGCGAGTAACTATCAAACGAGCCAGTGGAATTTCTTCTTCAAAATTGCCCTTCCCGGTGCGTTGCCTGTCATGCTCGAAGGAATCCAGATGGGGCAGGCGATTGCGTTGTTGACGATTGTGGCGGCAGAGATGATGGGAGCGACTTCAGGGATTGGTTATTTGATATGGACGTCCTATAAGGCCTTTTTATTACCCGAAATGTATGTGGGATTAATTCTGATCTCATTTTTCGGTTATTTATTCTCGCTTTTACTGCGTGCGCTTCAAAATAAGTTACTGCCATGGAGGTGAGGGAAATGGAGGGGAAGCCTAAAATTTCAGTAGATGGATTAATGAAATCCTTTTATAAGAAACAAGACAGTGTCGTCGCGCTTGAGAATATTTCCATGACTGTAAAAGACGGTGAGTTCGTTTGTATAGTCGGACCGAGTGGATGTGGCAAGACGACATTACTGCGGATTCTTGCTGGACTTGAACAACCAAGTGTTGGCACTTTTACGATTGAAACAGAATCGAATGATCGGCCTCTGCAATCAATGGTCTTCCAAGAACGTGGGGTTATTCCATGGCTGACGGTACGCGAAAACGTCGCCTTTGGTTTGAAGATGCGTAATTTGCCGAAAGCATTCATTGCTGAACGAACGGACTTTTATTTGAAGAAGACGGGATTGGAGCGATTCGCTTCGCTATATCCAAAGGAATTGTCTGGCGGAATGAAACAACGGGTGAGTATTGCCAGGGCATTCGCAAACGATCCGGAGATTCTATTGATGGATGAACCGTTTGGCGCGCTCGATGAACAGAATCGCTTTATTTTGCAGGAAGAGTTATTGAGTATTTGGGCAGAGACGAAAAAGACGGTGTTGTTCATTACGCATAGTATCGATGAAGCATTGTTGTTAAGTGATCGAATTCTATTGATGGGCGCACAGCCAGGAAAAATTATCGAAGAGATTATCATTGATAAACCTAGACCGAGAAAGATGGAAGATATTCGGAAAGATCCTGAAATGGCAGCGAAATTCATTGAGATTTGGCATCACTTGCAAGAAGAAGTACTGAAATCGAGAGAATAAATGATAAAAGGAGAGATGATGTGGGGAAGTGGATGAAAAAGGCAGGTTTATTCAGCGTATTGTCAGTTGTATTGATAATGGGTGCGTGCTCTCCAAAAGAAGTTGTGAAGCCTGTAGCGAACGATGATAAGCCTATATCCGGTGACTTAGCTCCGCTTGAAAAGCAGGCGAAGGTATTCATTGCGGAAGATGGGGCTGCTTCTGGAGCAGGTTTCTATATTGCGAAGGAAAAGGGTTATTTTGACGACTATAATATACGTGTAGATTTTGCGGACTTTGCCAACAGCGATGATATGTTACCTGCACTAGCTGCCGGAGAAGTGGATATCGCGGGTGGCGTTTCTACAGCATCATTCTTCAACGCGATTGCCCAAGGAATCGATGTTCGGATTATCGCAGATAAAGGACATAATATGCTTGGCAAGTCCTACTTCAGTTTCGTCATTGGTAATCATATGGTTGATGAAATCAAGGAGTACAGCGACTTCAAAGGAAAGAAAATTGCTGTGTCATCAAGGAATTCGATTGATGGGTATATCTATGAAGAAATGTTAAAGCACGCAGGTTTGACAGAAGACGATGTGGAATATGTCCATATCGCAGACTTTGGTGCGATGCTTGGAGCAATTGATTCAGGAACAATTGATGCTGCATTGAACATTGAACCATTGATCGCACAAGGAATCCACAAAGGTTTCCACGTACGCTTCGGGGACGCGACAGACTATGCACCCGAGTCTCAGATCGCCATGGTATTGGCTTCACCGCAGTTCATGGCCAATAAAGATCTATCGGTGCGCTTCATGGCAGCCTACCTTAAAGGAGTGCGTGACTACAACGACGCGTTCTTTAAGGATCAAGGAAAAGATGAAATTATCGACATCATGGTGAAACATACGGCTTTGAAGGATCATGAATTATGGGAGAGAGTATTCGTAACAGGGCTCGATCCGAACGGTAAGATGTTCATCGACGATATTAAGAAGCAGTATGAGATGTACAAAGCTAATGGCGCTATACGTGGGGAAATCGACTTTGACAAGTCTGTAGATCCATCGCTAGTCGAGCGTGCTATTAAGGAGATAGGGTTATATGAAGAGTGATAGGTAGACAGCTGTCCAGGAAGTCATGATGGGTGTGACTTCATGGACAGTTTTTTGATGTGGAATTAGATAGGCTGGCAGGAGGATTAGCGCTCGGACGTGTTTCGGATGGGACGCCAGCTGGAGCTTCCATCCCATCACACTCACAATGTCCCTTACCATTCGCAAAAGAAGCTCCAATTACAAATTCATCTATAATCTGACAGAAATTCGTGCTAGAATAATACGACTGACTAGCGGAAGCATGGTGAAAGAAATGAGAAAATACATAGGCGAAATAGGATTGACAATCACCGCCATCATCTGGGGTAGCGGCTTTGTGATGAGCGCGCTCGCTTTGGACTACTACACACCGTATCAAATCTTAGCAGTACGCTTCACAATTGGCGCACTATTACTAGCACTCGTATTCCACAAGCGGCTACGCCAACTAAACAAATCCATACTATGGCAAGGAACAGTGCTCGGGATCTTGCTGTACGCAGCATTTGCCCTGCAAACAGTAGGACTTCAATTCACAACACCTTCAAAAAATGCCTTTCTAACGGGTGTGAATGTAGTGATTGTACCGTTTATCGCATTTATCCTATATAAGCGAAAGCTCGACAAATTTGAGTTAGGTGGTGCCGTTTTGGCACTCATCGGAGTAGCAGTATTATCGTTGCAGTGGTCTTCAAGCATAAATATAGGAGACCTGCTGACACTTGGTTGCGCCGTGATGTTCGCATTCCATATCTTCTACACAGGACGATTCGTCAGTTCGGTGGATCCTATTTTGCTGACATTATTGCAAATGACGGTTGCCGCGGTGATCAGCTGTATCACGGTCATTGTAATAGGTGAGACTTCATTCTCGATGGATTCGGCAGCCTTAAGTTCAGTATTGTACTTGGCAGTATTCTCGACGACACTAGCATTTTTGATGCAAACCGTTGCACAGAAGCATCTGTCGGAAACGAAGGCTGCTATTATTTTGTCAACGGAGTCCGTGTGGGGGATGGTCTTTTCCGTGGCCCTAGCTTACGAATTACTGACATTTCGAATGTTTCTCGGCGCATTGATTATCTTTATCGCCATTTTATTATCTGAAGTCAGACCGCAATTATTGCGAAAGCGCATCCCACCACAAATTAAAGAACGTAAAATATGAAAAAAAGGGTTGTCCAACGGGTCATAAACTGACTATGGGACAACCCTTTTCTATGGATTTTTAGTAGCCAATGCAGTTTGATAACTATGCAACGACATGCCGCCGATAATTACTAGCACGCCTACTAATGAAAGAACGCCAGGTAATGGCAAGCTTAGCAACAACATCTCACCAAGCATGGCGAAAATTAATTCGACAGACTGCGTAGCTTCAACTGCCGCTAGTTTTCCTTGATCATGTTGCACCATATCGGTTGCCATGAAGAAGAGAGAGGTGGCTATAACGCCTGAACTCACCGAGACAATCAATGACTGCACCACTTGGCTTGTAGAAGGCAATCCGACCGTCGACCAAGCATATAACGCAAGGATTAACCAAATCGGTATCGTCATCAGTGTCATCGCAAGTACACGTTGGAACATATCAAGACGTCCGCCTACTAGGTTCATCATTTTTCGATTACCAAGTGGATAGGCGAATGCTGCAATGACAAGCGGCAACGTACCGAACATAATAGTTTTCGTCGATACGCTACTCGCATGTGGAATCTGGATCAACACGACACCCACGAAGATGACCAATGAAATTACCAACGATGCTGCAGGAATACGGTGGCGGATTGTGCGGAATCCCCCTGTTTCCGTCTTCGCTTGGAACGTGAAGAAGGGTGCTAGCAAAACCCCAGCCACAATCGTCATTTGCCATGTTCCTGCAACAAGCCATCCCGGACTATAGCCAGCTGAAAACGTCAGCGGACCATAGAATAGAACGAATGCGACGAAACTCCAAATGAAAAAGGACCAGGGGGCAACAGTCATTCCCCGTTTGACGCCATGCAATCCTCTACGCATCGCTACAATGACGAGTAGAAATGGAACCATGAAGAAATAGCGCAGTGAAGCACTCCACATCCAGCTACCGCCATCCAGTTCCATGGATCGATTCAATACAAATGTCACCGCAAAGAATAGTGCGGATAAAATGCCAATCCAAATTGCTTTCATACGCTTAACCGCGTTGTTCTTGAAGTTTCAATGTCTCGATAATAACTTGTGTAGCTTTCACCATATTGTCTGCTGAGATGAATTCGTATTTACCGTGGTAATTTTCGCCGCCCGTAAAGATATTTGGCGTTGGCATTCCCATGTAGGAAAGTTGGGAACCATCTGTACCCCCACGAATGGGTGCGATTTTCGGTTCAATATCAAGACTCCGATAGACATCCGCTACTACATCGACGATTTCCATTACAGGCGTAATTTTCTCACCCATATTGAAGTACTGATCCGTTACTGTTAGCTCTACCGCATGTTGACCGTACTTTTCCTGAAGCTGTGTAGCAGTATCTTGTACAAGTTGCTTGCGAGCTTCAAAAGAATCTCTATCAAAGTCACGGATAATATATTGGTAGGTCGTTTTTTCTACAGAACCATCGATATTCATTAAGTGAATGAAGCCTTCATAATGCTCCGTTTCCTGCGGAATTTCGTGTTGTGGCATTGCTTGCTGGAATTCTGCCGCGATTAGCAAGGAGTTGACCATTTTATCTTTAGCTGTTCCTGGGTGGACATTCGCACCGTGGAAAATCACTTCAACACCTGCCGCGTTAAAACTTTCATACTGTAGTTCCCCAAGTGGTCCGCCGTCCATTGTATAAGCAAAGTCAGCGCCAAAACGTTCTACGTCAAACTTATGTGGACCAAGCCCAATTTCTTCGTCAGGTGTGAAGCCTATGCGTACCTTCCCGTGTTTGATTTCAGGATGCTCGACTAAATAGTGCATCGCTGTCATGATTTCCGCGATTCCAGCTTTATCGTCAGCACCTAGTAAAGTTGTGCCATCTGTCGTAATCAGGGTATGGCCAATGTAGTTGTTGAGCTCTGGAAATGCTTGTACGCTCATAATTGTTGATTCGTTTAATGAGATGTCCTTACCGTCATAGTTATCAATACGTTGTGGGTTGACGTTCGTACCCGTGTAGTCAGGAGCTGTGTCGATATGCGCCAAGAAGCCGACCGTTGGTAATTGTTTTTCCGTGTTTGATGGCAGCGTACCAAATAGGTAGCCGTTTTCGTCGACTGAGATGTCTTCGAGACCAATATCAGTCATCTCTTTTTCGAGTACCCGCAACAGGTCCCATTGTTTTTCTGTGGACGGTGTTGTGTCCGAAGTAGCGTCGGATTGTGTGTCGATTTTAGCGTAGCGTGTGAGTCGTTCGATTAGTTCTTCTTTCATAAAGCAAGCTCCTCTCCAAGATGCGAATTAATGTTTTCATTTTAACAGAAGGGTGTGAAAATTACGCTTAAAAGGAATAAAAAAAGAACCGAGAATTTCGGTTCTTGGGGAATTATAAAGGTTTAGTTAGTGTTGGGGATGGGGTTTGCGCTCTAGGCGGGTCGCCGCTCCTTGTGCAAAGATTTGCACCAAACGCTTCGCTATTACTCGCAAAAGCCGTCCATCGCTACGGCTCTCGCTCGAATCCCTTGCATAGCAAGTGGTTGAAACTTACCGCTCATTATTAAAATTAGTTTTGATCTAGACCTTGATCTGTCATTGAACTTAAATAAGTTGAAACACAACAATAATTCACACACTATCTACAATGAGCGATATAAGTATCCCCACTTGGTAAGTAGGATTGAAGCGGAAGCTCGGGCCACGCCCTCAGGAAAGCGTCTCCAGCTGGAGCTTCAATCCCTTCGCACTCACTAATTAGCTTACATCTTTAAAGTGTTTAATTTACGACAATCAAGCAAATATATTAATCGTAGTGATGATGATCGGCATCGAGACGACGTCTATGAGGAAGGCGCCTACGATGGGGACGATCAAGAAGGCCTTGCGTGACGGACCATAGCGTCCTGTGACGGCTGCCATGTTCGCCATCGCATTTGGCGTCGCACCCAAACTATGGCCTGCGAAACCAGCGATCATAACGGCTGCGTCGTAATCCTTACCGAGCAAACGGAACAGGACGAAGATCGCAAACAACGCGACGAAGATCACTTGTACAAAGACGATCAGCAACAATGGAAGTGCCAAATCTGCAACTTCCCACAGCTTGATGCTCATTAACGCCATCGATAAGAAAATACCGAGTGAAACGTCGCCGATCAAATTGATGCTTGTCATATGAACCGCATCTTCCTTCACGCGATCCACAATATTACGAACGATAACTGCAACGAACATCGCGCCTACATAACCTGGCATGACGAAACCAGTGGCACTAGAGAACAGATCCCCGATAAATGTACCGCCTGCGATACAAAGAGTAATCAATAACGTCTGTGTTAGGAAGTTATCTGTGTTGATTGGTTTTTCCAATGATTCCACGGAATATGCTTTTTCATGCTCGACTTCCGTAGATTTTAAATCATATTTATTGATCAAGTATTTAACGATTGGACCACCGATTAGACCGCCTGCTACGAGTCCGAAGGTTGCTGCTGCAATACCAACGGATAGGGCTGAATCAATCCCAAGGCTCTCTAATGTTTCCCCGTAAGCAGTAGCACCACCGTGTCCGCCTTCCATCGAGACAGCGCCAGCCATCATACCGATCAACGGGTGTAATCCAAATATATAGGACATGGATACACCAATGACGTTTTGGATCAGTGCTAAGAAGCCACAAGCTACCCAGTAGATCATCAATAGCTTTCCGCCTAGACGAATCAAACGGAAACTAGCACCCAGACCGACTGTTGTGAAAAATGTCAGCATGAATAGATTTTGCAATGAAGTATCTAAAGAAAAACTCACTAAATCAAAGTACTTCAAAATAGTCGCTAAAAACGCGAAACAGGGGCAGGGATACAGAATTTCTGGAGAAAGCCGACTTTACGGACTAACATCGTACCCAGTGTTAGGAGAGCTAACGCTAAAAACAGCGTAGAAATTTGATTTAGCTCAATTGTCATGTGATTCGACCTCCCAGCAATGCAAAGATTGCTTCATTTGTAAGATAGGCCCCCAGCTTAACCGTTTGATTATGATGATCAAGTGACGGATTTATTTCGGAAATGTCGAATGAAAGTGTTTTCTCATGCGATGCCACCGTTTGAATGAAAGAGCGTACAATCAACGGATCTAATCCGAAGGGAGATGGCGCACTTACACCTGGAGCGAACGCAGAATTCAGGACATCCGAGCACAATGTTAACAAAATAGCGTCTTGTTTATCAATGAATAACTGTATTTTTTGCAATGTATCATCTAAAGGACTTGTCGAAATTTCTTGTTCTGTGACATATGTCACGCCTTTTGCATCGGCTTCTGCGAATAATGCGTCTGTATTGCCAAATTCTTGAATACCTAGCACAAGGTAGTCAACATGCGGATCGGCGTCGAGCATCTGCTTGAACATCGTGCCTGAAGAAGGTTGTTCATCGTAGCCACGCAAGTCGAAGTGAGCATCAATATTTATTACACCAAGTTTTGCGTCAGGGCCTAGGAAGTCTCGAACTCCTGTATAATGACCGTAAGCGGTTTCATGTCCGCCACCTAAAATAACGGGTTTCGTATGATGGAGAAGGCTCTTTTGAACGACTGTGCCTAATTCAGCTTGCGCTTGTTCTAGCTGACCGTGCTCACATATGACAGTGCCTACATCAATTATTTGACGGTCAGCAGGCAAACGCCAAGGTAGTTTCGCTAGTTCGTTACGTAGGGCATTCGGTCCTTCTGCAGCACCGAGTCTGCCATTATTTCGACGTACACCTTCTTCTGAAGAAAATCCGATGAGGGTACATGTTTTATTGGTAGCGCTTTCTTTTAATTCGGAAAATTGGATGATTTGATGCATTCGGAATGCAGCTCTGTCGGTCTCACTATCGGTACGACCTGACCAGTATTTTTCATTTGATGGAATTAACAATATACTTCACCCTTTCCAACGTGATATTCTTACTATACTGGTTTGTATTTATTAATTCTAATACATGTTTTTCATATATTCATGCATGCAGGCTATAAGTGGAGGTGAGATGAATGGAATTCAAGCAATTGCAGTATTTTGTCATGGTGGTGCAGCAATCCAGCTTTTCTGAAGCGGCTAAAAAACTTCATCTTTCGCAGCCTTCGCTCAGCAAAGCGATCAAGAATTTGGAGTTAGAAGTCGGATTTCAGTTACTCGAACGAACGACTAAACGTGTCCAACTAACGGAATCAGGTAGCGTAATTTATGAGCGTGCCTTGCAAATTTTTCATGAGGCAGATATTTTACAACAAGAGATTAAAGAGGTGAAGTGGACAGGCAATGGAAGTGTGCAGATCGGGATGATTGAATCCGTGAAGAATTGGCTTCCTTCTATATTACTTGCATATCGCCAGGAGTTTCCATCGATGCATGTGAAGTTAATAGAAGTATTAGGCCGTGGAGATGTTGAGCGAGCGCTCCGTCAGTACGCTGTCCATGTCTGTTTAACCAATCAATTTATAGAAGCTTCGGATATTGTCTCGATACCTTTGTATCGAGAGCAATTAGCAGTTGTCATGCATCCTGAACATCGTCTGGCGAGCAAGGATTCCATTACGCTAGCCGACTTAGAAGATGAGGCATTCATTGTCACGAGTGTTGGGTTGCAAACGAGACAAGATATATTTGCTGCGTTTGCCGAAGAAGGCGTGCGAATGAATATATGTTACGAAGTAGAGCGCTTTGAAACGATTGTAGAACTTGTACGGGAGAATATTGGAATTTCGATTATTCCACAAAAGTATTTTGCGCACGGGCCTGATCCGACCATTGTCATTAAAACAACCAATTCAAAGACGTTAGCCCGTACAGTGTATCTAACTTATTTGGAAAAGCGTTATATGCCACCAGCTATTGAGGTGTTGATCGATAGTATGCAAATGCGGCGAGATTCCTCTGTAAAGTCGAAAGAGGGAGGGGAAACTGAATGAATAAATTTTTATTCGGCATATTAGTCGTTATTACGACCGCTTTAATGGGCTCGTCATTTGCTATTGGGAAAATTGGATTGGAATACTCTTCACCGCTGTTGCTAGTGGCAATGCGGTTTACGATTGCAGGCGTCATCATGGCCGTGGTAGTAAAGATATTAAAAAAACCACACCCGAAAACATTTGGAGAGTGGAAGTGGCTTGTGCTGATTGGTTCATTGCAGACAGCTGCGGTCATGGGATGTATATTTATGGCGCTTCGGACGATCACGTCAGGTGAAACATCTATTTTAACATTTACAAATCCGTTGCTTGTCGTTGTCATCGGGACGCTAGTATTGAAAATACATTACCGCTTGCAACAATGGATTGGTGTTGTTTGTGGTTTGTTTGGGGTATTCATTACAATGGGCGGTCATTTAGACTGGAAGATTGGTACAGTGTTAGGGTTTTTATCTGCTGTAGCGTGGGCTTGTGCGACATTGCTCGTCAAAGTACATGGGCATCGTTTTGATACGTGGGTAATGACTGCATATCAAATGCTATTTGGCGGATTGATCTTATTTGTAGCGAGTTATGTACTTGAAGAACCGTTTTTCATAGCGAATCCATTGTCATTAGCGATTTTAGGATGGCTTGCGATTGCCGCATCCATTGTACAGTTTTCTATTTGGTTTTATTTATTACAGACAGGAAATCCCGAGAGAACGAGTGCGTTTTTGTTTTTGGCACCATTCTTCGGGACGTTGTCGGGATGGGTTCTGTTGGATGAGAAGTTATCCATGTCATTGATTTTAGGAGGTATGCTCATCAGTTTGGGAATATTCCTCGTGAACTGGCGTAGCAAACGAGAGCTTAGAAGAGGACTAGTTGACTTGCCATAGACGACAATAAGCTTGAAGCTCGCTGAGAAATGCTTGGACTTCATTCGTCTTAGAACGAGTGCCTGTATAAAAAGCACGTTTAATTGGCGCGACTTTATAATCCAATATGGTTAGATCACCTTGTGCGAGCTCCTGTTTGGAACTGTGGCGCGACAAAATAGCGATGCCCAGCCCGCTAAGAACGGCTTGTTTGATACTTTCTGGCGAGCTCATAATAGTAGGCTGTACTTGGACTCCATACTGTTTAAGCGATTGATCAATTAATAGACGACTAGGATCTTCCGTATCAGGTAAAATCCAATGTGTATTTTGCAAATCTAGGATAGACGAGCTTCTCTTACGTGCAAGTGGGTGTGTAGCAGAGGCAATAAGTACTAGTTCGTCTTGCATAAATGCTTCAGCCGATGGTAGGTTGTCCAGTTCACTGCAACCAACGTCGACTTTATGGCTTTTCAGTAATCGCGCAATGTCAGAAGAAGGAGCAGTTGTTAGTTCGAGCCGCATATCGGGATACTTCGCGTGTAGACGAGTGAGTACGTCTGGTAAAATAGCTTGCGAAATAACTGGTGAAGCACCAATACGTAAAGTTCCTTTTAGTGAGGTTGTTTGCGTTAAATCTATATTTGTATGATTAATCAAATCAATCATCTCCAATACACATTTTTATAGTGAATGACTTGTAGTTGTGACTGGTTTTTTTGTGAAAAAATAGCCTTGCAATAATCTGCAAGGCATCGAACACACCATTATTGAACTGTATAATTTTTGTGTGCGACGACAGTCATGTTGGAAGCTGCTCCAATATTTTCAGCGTCTTGTTCAGAAATTTTTACAATGACGGAGTTTTCAAGGATTTTGTGTATAGTCCCGGAAACTTCATAATCATTACGGTTGAAAGATATGACTTCGTCTACATACCGTGATGCTACAAAATCAGAAACTGGACGATCTTTTCGTGGGAATGCCAATCGAATCAACTCCTTCAGTAGTGTGGAATTTAGTCTGTCGCAATTTGTCAGTAAAACAAAACGGAAAATGCGTACAATAGCTTACTAGATCTAGTATAACACATTTCGGGAAATTATTCATCATACTAGAACTTTGTCGATTGGGCAAGTATTTTGTATAATCATTTGATGAAGTAGAAAGTATTGATCGTTATAGATAGAAGCTGACGTGATATACTACATCATATAAATCAATTGGTTGACATTATACCTCTGGGGGTATATTATTAGGATAACATATAGGAGGTTGAGCGATATGGAGTATGATGACAAAGTCAAAAATCGTTTGAAGCGTCTAGAGGGTCAAATCAAAGGCGTCTTGCGTATGATGGAAGAGGGCAAGGACTGTAAAGAAGTGATCACGCAATTATCAGCCAGTCGTTCTGCTATTGATCGTACAATTGGCGTAATCGTTAGTTCCAACTTGATTGCCTGTATTGAAAACTTAGACGAAGCAGATGAACGCACACATGAATCTATTATTAGTGAAGCCGTGGATCTTCTAGTAAAGAGTCGATGAGCAACATCACTTGACTCTTTTTTTTATAGCATATAATATACCCCCATAGGTATTTAGCAAAATGATTTTCAAATAGAAGGAGACGAGAGCATGACAGAGCAAAAGAAAACAACGATTGTATTATTTAGTGGGGATTACGATAAAGTGATGGCGGCTTATATTATC
It encodes the following:
- a CDS encoding ABC transporter ATP-binding protein; this encodes MEGKPKISVDGLMKSFYKKQDSVVALENISMTVKDGEFVCIVGPSGCGKTTLLRILAGLEQPSVGTFTIETESNDRPLQSMVFQERGVIPWLTVRENVAFGLKMRNLPKAFIAERTDFYLKKTGLERFASLYPKELSGGMKQRVSIARAFANDPEILLMDEPFGALDEQNRFILQEELLSIWAETKKTVLFITHSIDEALLLSDRILLMGAQPGKIIEEIIIDKPRPRKMEDIRKDPEMAAKFIEIWHHLQEEVLKSRE
- a CDS encoding ABC transporter substrate-binding protein; translated protein: MKKAGLFSVLSVVLIMGACSPKEVVKPVANDDKPISGDLAPLEKQAKVFIAEDGAASGAGFYIAKEKGYFDDYNIRVDFADFANSDDMLPALAAGEVDIAGGVSTASFFNAIAQGIDVRIIADKGHNMLGKSYFSFVIGNHMVDEIKEYSDFKGKKIAVSSRNSIDGYIYEEMLKHAGLTEDDVEYVHIADFGAMLGAIDSGTIDAALNIEPLIAQGIHKGFHVRFGDATDYAPESQIAMVLASPQFMANKDLSVRFMAAYLKGVRDYNDAFFKDQGKDEIIDIMVKHTALKDHELWERVFVTGLDPNGKMFIDDIKKQYEMYKANGAIRGEIDFDKSVDPSLVERAIKEIGLYEE
- a CDS encoding DMT family transporter: MRKYIGEIGLTITAIIWGSGFVMSALALDYYTPYQILAVRFTIGALLLALVFHKRLRQLNKSILWQGTVLGILLYAAFALQTVGLQFTTPSKNAFLTGVNVVIVPFIAFILYKRKLDKFELGGAVLALIGVAVLSLQWSSSINIGDLLTLGCAVMFAFHIFYTGRFVSSVDPILLTLLQMTVAAVISCITVIVIGETSFSMDSAALSSVLYLAVFSTTLAFLMQTVAQKHLSETKAAIILSTESVWGMVFSVALAYELLTFRMFLGALIIFIAILLSEVRPQLLRKRIPPQIKERKI
- a CDS encoding multidrug resistance efflux transporter family protein; the encoded protein is MKAIWIGILSALFFAVTFVLNRSMELDGGSWMWSASLRYFFMVPFLLVIVAMRRGLHGVKRGMTVAPWSFFIWSFVAFVLFYGPLTFSAGYSPGWLVAGTWQMTIVAGVLLAPFFTFQAKTETGGFRTIRHRIPAASLVISLVIFVGVVLIQIPHASSVSTKTIMFGTLPLVIAAFAYPLGNRKMMNLVGGRLDMFQRVLAMTLMTIPIWLILALYAWSTVGLPSTSQVVQSLIVSVSSGVIATSLFFMATDMVQHDQGKLAAVEATQSVELIFAMLGEMLLLSLPLPGVLSLVGVLVIIGGMSLHSYQTALATKNP
- the pepT gene encoding peptidase T, which gives rise to MKEELIERLTRYAKIDTQSDATSDTTPSTEKQWDLLRVLEKEMTDIGLEDISVDENGYLFGTLPSNTEKQLPTVGFLAHIDTAPDYTGTNVNPQRIDNYDGKDISLNESTIMSVQAFPELNNYIGHTLITTDGTTLLGADDKAGIAEIMTAMHYLVEHPEIKHGKVRIGFTPDEEIGLGPHKFDVERFGADFAYTMDGGPLGELQYESFNAAGVEVIFHGANVHPGTAKDKMVNSLLIAAEFQQAMPQHEIPQETEHYEGFIHLMNIDGSVEKTTYQYIIRDFDRDSFEARKQLVQDTATQLQEKYGQHAVELTVTDQYFNMGEKITPVMEIVDVVADVYRSLDIEPKIAPIRGGTDGSQLSYMGMPTPNIFTGGENYHGKYEFISADNMVKATQVIIETLKLQEQRG
- the hutG gene encoding formimidoylglutamase produces the protein MLIPSNEKYWSGRTDSETDRAAFRMHQIIQFSELKESATNKTCTLIGFSSEEGVRRNNGRLGAAEGPNALRNELAKLPWRLPADRQIIDVGTVICEHGQLEQAQAELGTVVQKSLLHHTKPVILGGGHETAYGHYTGVRDFLGPDAKLGVINIDAHFDLRGYDEQPSSGTMFKQMLDADPHVDYLVLGIQEFGNTDALFAEADAKGVTYVTEQEISTSPLDDTLQKIQLFIDKQDAILLTLCSDVLNSAFAPGVSAPSPFGLDPLIVRSFIQTVASHEKTLSFDISEINPSLDHHNQTVKLGAYLTNEAIFALLGGRIT
- a CDS encoding LysR family transcriptional regulator, with amino-acid sequence MEFKQLQYFVMVVQQSSFSEAAKKLHLSQPSLSKAIKNLELEVGFQLLERTTKRVQLTESGSVIYERALQIFHEADILQQEIKEVKWTGNGSVQIGMIESVKNWLPSILLAYRQEFPSMHVKLIEVLGRGDVERALRQYAVHVCLTNQFIEASDIVSIPLYREQLAVVMHPEHRLASKDSITLADLEDEAFIVTSVGLQTRQDIFAAFAEEGVRMNICYEVERFETIVELVRENIGISIIPQKYFAHGPDPTIVIKTTNSKTLARTVYLTYLEKRYMPPAIEVLIDSMQMRRDSSVKSKEGGETE
- a CDS encoding DMT family transporter, whose product is MNKFLFGILVVITTALMGSSFAIGKIGLEYSSPLLLVAMRFTIAGVIMAVVVKILKKPHPKTFGEWKWLVLIGSLQTAAVMGCIFMALRTITSGETSILTFTNPLLVVVIGTLVLKIHYRLQQWIGVVCGLFGVFITMGGHLDWKIGTVLGFLSAVAWACATLLVKVHGHRFDTWVMTAYQMLFGGLILFVASYVLEEPFFIANPLSLAILGWLAIAASIVQFSIWFYLLQTGNPERTSAFLFLAPFFGTLSGWVLLDEKLSMSLILGGMLISLGIFLVNWRSKRELRRGLVDLP
- a CDS encoding substrate-binding domain-containing protein, translated to MINHTNIDLTQTTSLKGTLRIGASPVISQAILPDVLTRLHAKYPDMRLELTTAPSSDIARLLKSHKVDVGCSELDNLPSAEAFMQDELVLIASATHPLARKRSSSILDLQNTHWILPDTEDPSRLLIDQSLKQYGVQVQPTIMSSPESIKQAVLSGLGIAILSRHSSKQELAQGDLTILDYKVAPIKRAFYTGTRSKTNEVQAFLSELQAYCRLWQVN
- a CDS encoding DUF2187 family protein, translating into MAFPRKDRPVSDFVASRYVDEVISFNRNDYEVSGTIHKILENSVIVKISEQDAENIGAASNMTVVAHKNYTVQ
- a CDS encoding metal-sensitive transcriptional regulator, which produces MEYDDKVKNRLKRLEGQIKGVLRMMEEGKDCKEVITQLSASRSAIDRTIGVIVSSNLIACIENLDEADERTHESIISEAVDLLVKSR